One Moorella sp. E308F genomic region harbors:
- a CDS encoding type I restriction enzyme subunit R domain-containing protein, whose translation MVFYMSRHICVKFYKYLRELPGCPEVAVVMTGSASDPEDYHPHIRSKAKQEELKKRFRDPDDPLKLVIVRDMWLTGFDNPCLHTMYVDKPMKGHNLMQAIARVNRVFKDKPGGLIVDYIGIADDLKKALACYTEKDRNEAMIPLDQAIAVLREKYDITCAFFHGIDYQGWRRLASAELTRLLQRAHNAVVADDETKSRFLKACTELTKAFALVSPHPEACRS comes from the coding sequence ATGGTCTTCTACATGAGCCGGCACATCTGCGTTAAGTTTTACAAGTATCTCCGGGAGCTACCAGGTTGTCCCGAGGTGGCGGTGGTGATGACCGGCTCGGCGAGTGACCCGGAGGATTACCATCCGCACATCCGGAGCAAGGCCAAGCAGGAGGAACTGAAGAAGCGCTTCCGGGACCCCGACGACCCTTTGAAGTTAGTGATCGTCCGGGATATGTGGCTCACCGGTTTTGACAACCCCTGCCTGCACACGATGTACGTTGATAAGCCGATGAAGGGCCACAACCTGATGCAGGCGATCGCCCGGGTGAACCGCGTTTTCAAGGACAAGCCGGGCGGGCTGATCGTGGACTACATCGGGATCGCCGACGACCTCAAAAAAGCGCTGGCCTGCTACACCGAGAAAGACCGCAACGAGGCGATGATCCCCTTGGACCAGGCGATTGCGGTGTTGCGGGAGAAGTACGATATCACCTGTGCCTTCTTCCACGGGATTGATTACCAGGGGTGGCGGCGGCTGGCGTCGGCGGAGCTCACGCGACTCCTGCAGCGGGCGCATAACGCGGTGGTGGCGGATGACGAAACAAAGAGCCGCTTCCTGAAAGCCTGCACCGAGTTAACCAAGGCGTTTGCGCTCGTGAGTCCCCACCCGGAGGCGTGTAGATCGTAA
- the istA gene encoding IS21 family transposase, protein MYKWQRIKALHAQGVGIKQIARTIGVSRNTVRKYLKEANPPQFKAREYVKELDRYQEEIKAMLAKGYIGPKIYKELVEKGYQGSLASVHRYLRSIKAEDKAAKLATTRVETGPGWQMQYDWKVWTLPVDGKPVKIYFHEVILSFSRMKFYTFSLSITTADVIRVLVEAIDFFGGYAPELVIDNGKQMVITHQKDGIVRYNDEFLRFCGLYGIQPSACENYRARTKEKWNAPFTTSRNTCCGAWR, encoded by the coding sequence ATGTACAAGTGGCAGCGCATCAAGGCACTGCATGCTCAAGGGGTCGGCATCAAGCAAATAGCCAGAACAATAGGGGTGTCCAGGAATACCGTCAGGAAGTACCTGAAAGAAGCCAACCCGCCCCAGTTTAAAGCCAGGGAATACGTAAAAGAACTGGATAGGTATCAGGAAGAAATCAAGGCCATGCTTGCTAAAGGATATATTGGCCCGAAGATTTACAAAGAACTGGTAGAAAAGGGCTATCAAGGCTCCCTGGCCAGTGTCCACCGTTATCTTAGGTCCATAAAGGCAGAAGATAAGGCAGCTAAATTAGCTACCACCCGGGTGGAAACCGGGCCGGGCTGGCAGATGCAGTACGATTGGAAGGTGTGGACCCTACCAGTTGACGGGAAGCCCGTGAAAATATATTTCCACGAAGTGATCCTGTCTTTTAGCCGGATGAAATTCTATACCTTCTCTTTAAGCATTACCACCGCCGACGTGATCCGGGTCCTGGTTGAAGCCATTGACTTTTTCGGCGGCTATGCCCCGGAGTTGGTGATAGACAACGGCAAGCAAATGGTTATCACCCACCAGAAGGACGGTATCGTCCGGTATAATGACGAGTTTTTAAGATTCTGCGGGCTATATGGCATCCAGCCTTCGGCTTGCGAAAACTACCGTGCCCGGACCAAGGAAAAGTGGAACGCTCCTTTTACTACGTCCAGGAACACCTGCTGCGGGGCCTGGAGGTGA